A genomic window from Microvirga mediterraneensis includes:
- a CDS encoding MFS transporter: MPPLRAASFMLASVLLAMTQGLGMNLISANLPQIQGALGATTNEALWLMAAYMAPYASLSLILIKVRTQFGLRNFAELAILAFLLVSVMHLFVDDLHSAIIVRFFSGVVAAPMSALAFLYMLEPFPPAKKLNLGLSLALTNLALAPSVARLISPTLLDIGGWHGLHVLEIAIAMVAFGAVYLLPLAPQPRAKVIQPLDVVSYLFIAVGFGLAAMAMTVGRFYWWFEAPWLGLMLAGAIIAVTCAAAIELNRANPLLDIRWLTSREVLHFTAALLIFRIVLSEQTSGAFGLFQVLGLQNSQMATLSWIILGTTVAGGLACAAVMKPGREPVIHMVALTMLAAGAFMDSQATNLTRPAEMYLSQAMIAFAGALFLPPALASGLMSALKKGPNYILSFVIVFLTTQSIGGSLGSAVVGTFVTWRSKVHYQALAEHLIPTDPIVAQRMNQLSGAYDRVLTDPTQMTTQGLTLLNQQVTREANVLAYNDAFMVIALLAVLALAALIVHVTVVAIGRRLAPTPQPSFA; the protein is encoded by the coding sequence ATGCCGCCGCTGCGGGCAGCGAGCTTCATGCTGGCCTCGGTGCTTCTGGCGATGACTCAGGGGCTCGGGATGAACCTCATCTCGGCCAACCTGCCCCAGATCCAGGGAGCGCTCGGCGCGACCACCAATGAGGCTCTGTGGTTGATGGCCGCCTACATGGCGCCTTATGCCAGCCTCTCGCTGATCCTGATCAAAGTCCGCACTCAGTTCGGCCTGCGCAACTTCGCCGAGCTGGCTATCCTGGCCTTCCTGCTCGTGTCCGTGATGCACCTTTTCGTCGACGACCTACACTCGGCGATCATCGTGCGCTTCTTCAGCGGCGTCGTAGCCGCGCCCATGTCGGCGCTCGCCTTCCTCTACATGCTGGAGCCGTTTCCACCGGCCAAGAAGCTCAATCTCGGGCTCAGCCTCGCCCTGACCAACCTGGCGCTTGCCCCGAGTGTGGCCCGGCTGATCTCGCCCACGCTCCTGGATATCGGCGGGTGGCACGGCCTCCATGTCCTGGAGATCGCCATTGCCATGGTAGCCTTCGGGGCCGTCTACCTGCTGCCCCTGGCGCCCCAGCCGCGTGCCAAGGTCATCCAGCCCCTCGACGTCGTGAGCTACCTGTTCATTGCCGTCGGCTTCGGACTGGCCGCCATGGCGATGACCGTAGGCCGGTTCTACTGGTGGTTCGAGGCGCCATGGCTCGGGCTCATGCTCGCCGGTGCGATCATCGCGGTCACCTGCGCGGCGGCCATCGAGCTCAATCGCGCCAACCCGCTCCTCGACATCCGCTGGCTTACCAGCCGGGAGGTCCTGCACTTCACGGCGGCCCTCCTGATCTTCCGCATCGTCCTGTCCGAGCAGACCAGCGGCGCCTTCGGCCTGTTCCAGGTGCTCGGTCTCCAGAACAGCCAGATGGCGACGCTGTCCTGGATCATTCTCGGCACGACCGTCGCCGGCGGCTTGGCCTGTGCCGCCGTGATGAAGCCCGGCCGGGAGCCGGTCATCCACATGGTGGCGCTGACGATGTTGGCGGCCGGCGCTTTCATGGACAGCCAGGCGACAAACCTGACCCGTCCCGCCGAGATGTATCTGAGCCAGGCCATGATCGCCTTCGCCGGTGCCCTGTTCCTGCCGCCCGCCTTGGCATCAGGCCTGATGTCGGCCCTGAAGAAGGGCCCCAACTACATCCTGAGCTTCGTGATCGTCTTCCTCACCACCCAGAGCATCGGCGGCTCGCTCGGCTCGGCGGTCGTCGGGACCTTCGTCACCTGGCGCTCAAAGGTTCACTACCAAGCCCTGGCCGAGCACCTCATCCCGACTGATCCCATCGTGGCCCAGCGCATGAACCAGCTCTCAGGCGCCTATGACCGCGTGCTCACCGATCCGACGCAGATGACCACCCAGGGGCTGACCCTGCTCAACCAGCAGGTCACACGGGAGGCCAATGTCCTCGCGTACAACGACGCCTTCATGGTCATCGCCTTGCTCGCCGTGCTCGCGCTGGCTGCGCTGATCGTCCACGTCACGGTGGTCGCCATCGGCAGGCGGCTTGCTCCCACGCCTCAACCCTCCTTTGCCTGA
- a CDS encoding MarR family winged helix-turn-helix transcriptional regulator, translating into MLPKQDVLIAVRAGFLEELSIASRKLRTLFDARVRAKGLTLARARTLIHLARKDGMTQTELAEILEVEGPTLVRLLDGLEAQGLTERRPVEGDRRAKQIALTAEGHKLATEVIRLGDELREEVLADIPETDLIAAAATMRAMARRISTVAGCQTDAA; encoded by the coding sequence ATGCTACCTAAGCAAGATGTTCTCATTGCCGTGCGGGCCGGGTTCCTGGAGGAGCTGTCGATTGCCAGCCGCAAGCTGCGGACCCTGTTCGATGCCCGCGTGCGCGCCAAGGGCCTGACGCTCGCCCGCGCCCGCACCCTCATCCATCTCGCTCGCAAGGACGGCATGACCCAGACCGAGCTTGCCGAGATCCTCGAAGTCGAGGGCCCGACCCTGGTCCGCCTGCTCGACGGGCTTGAGGCTCAGGGTCTGACGGAACGCAGGCCCGTGGAAGGGGACCGCCGCGCCAAGCAGATCGCCCTCACGGCGGAGGGTCACAAGCTCGCCACCGAGGTGATACGGCTCGGCGACGAGCTCCGTGAGGAGGTGCTTGCCGACATCCCGGAGACCGACTTGATCGCCGCCGCCGCGACCATGCGTGCGATGGCTCGGAGGATCTCGACTGTCGCAGGCTGCCAGACGGATGCCGCATGA